cataattttgttGTTGATGCTGCAATATTAGTTCTTGAAAAATGGTACTCTGTTCTATCCTTACCATCTTCACATGCTCTATTTTTTAGGTATTTCAAAAAGGTTTCCAACAATTATGTATCACTCCAACTTTTCACAAAACAATTGATTGCTAGAGAGTGAtcataatatacatatataaatatatatatattagaatttttgaaatgaaaaaaagacaTTTAGATATGACACTTTTATTGattcatcttaattaattacacgaaatatatttataactaaaaactcattttgagATAAAGGagattttgtatatatattttctactatgtttcacttaaaaaaatagaaataaatgtaAAACTACATTTTTTTGTGGCTCTTACCGTACTCTCTTCTAACACATGACGAACATCCTCATGAAACCACAATCTACTAGGTTTACCAAGTTCTTTGGGTGATTGTAGTCTAACAATTTCCCGACCCATATCTTGTAGCACGTCATGCATCCACAATGCATTGCTATCAACAGTAATAAGACACTTGTCTATAAGCCTGTTGATACCATCATCTGGTGAAAAACCACaactatcaaatatttttatgacATTAGCCAAGAGTTCTcctttgaagaaaaatgcaatatcaaggaACATATCCTTCTCATTATTGTCCAACCCATCATAACTTGTTTCAAGTACTTTCTGAATATTTCCATTGGGAGTTTTTCTATACTTATCCAATGCACTTTCCCATTCATGTAAACTTCGACCTTTGAGATCCGAACCTAAAATTGATAGAACTAGTGGAAGGCCTTGAGCATATTGCAATACTTTTTTTAGAGAGTTCTGCATAATTTTCAATCGGTTCTTCTTCCTCAAAAGCATGCCTACTAAAGAGTCGAAGAGCTTCATTGTCGTCCAATATCTCCACCTCATATACTGAATCAGCTTTAGGGTTTCGATTTCTTGTTGTTATGATGATCCTACTTCCCAAACCAAACCAATTACGATCACCAGCTAAATTTTCTAGTTGGACTAActcatccacatcatcaagaatgAGGAGAACTCTTTTAGAGCGAAGTCTATGTCGAATCACATTGACTCCTCTATCAATATCACAAACatccatattttttcttaagatTGCATAAAGAAGTTTGTTTTGCAACTGAATTAGACCACTTGCTTGCTTTGAAGTTTCTCTAATGTCTTTCAAAAAACAACTCCCTTCAAATTGAGAAGAAATCATGTTATAGATCTCTTTTGAAATAGTTGTCTTACTGATTCCACCAGCTCCAAATATCCCTATCATGCATGTAATATCATTCCTTCCAATACTTAAATGCTGATAAACATCTCGTACACGAGACTCTAttccaactggatacttggctACATGTAAAGATGTATGGTGTACCATTCTTAAGTCCACCCATTGAATTATTGTGTAGATAAGTTCTGATTCATTCCTAtcaatataaaagaaatgaaaaaaagttagAATGTTCACATTAAAAGACATATGAATATGGTATAGCTATAATATTGTCTTTCGTTTTTTTTCTCTGTTATGAAATCACAGCATTAAATTACGATGTCAAAGTTAGCCGTTCCCCTTCCTTAATCCGAATGTTTCAATAGATTGTGTATTTGTATATTTGCATTGTttgtatacacacacacacacacatatattatgaactttttatttttatttattttttcccattCTCAAATCTATCCCTCCCTTATAAGAGTATTTCTTAGTTTTTATATCTAGAAACAgattaaaactaaaaatcacTACGTATTCAgcgtagttttttttttcttgtcacgGTACTTGTTGTTCCAAATCTTATCTTTTATATAACCCAAAAAATGAACAATTCCCTTTTTTTtgcttaaataatttattttatggacAAAATTCCACATATAATTGCTCTATATATTCCTATGTTTTTTTCCTCTATATATTCCTATTGATGcagatttttatttctttgattctcttctatttctccaataaatttcttaattagaaAAGGTTTCTAACTTGAGTGTGTTTCGCATAAAATTCAatccaaaaataatcatatatatatcaaatagttttccttttgtttggtGTTTTATCTTCAGCCGTTCCCCATGATGTCAGATCATGTGGATTTGTCTCAATTTTCtccataaatatctcaataacATCATATGTGCATATACACCACACAGTACATGCATATAGACAATGCTTACCGGAAGTTCGCTAATGAGAACCAGACAAATCAGCTAATTTTTTTCATAGCGCTGCCTTCTACTCCAGCACCTTTATGTTATCCTTGATTCTCTTTGAAAGTTTGGTGAATGCTTTTCCAAAATCTTCTTTTTGACATCGTACTTCTGATGGCTTTACGCCATAGAATACTGGGAGAACAATttgtttcattgttttcttgcaGTCAAGAATCTTCAATAACTCATCTAAGCACCATCTGGATTCTGCATAGTTTTTAGATAGAATAATGATAGAAATCATTGACCCTTCAATAGATTTGAAAAGTGCTGGAGAAATTTTCTCTCCTCTTTCAAGATTATTGTCTATGTAAGTGTTGATTCCCCTTTGATAAAAAGCTTGGTATAGATGGGAAATAAAGTTTTGGCGATCATCTTCACCTCTAAAACTCAAGAATACATCATGATTCCAAGTTtggttggaagaagaagaaaagtgtagggaagagggagaaggtccTTGGAAGGCCATGGATGAAGTCATCCTCTCTGCATGCGTGATTACTATTGATCACCAGGAGGTCCAATTATAGGTGAGAAGTGGGTGAAGGAAAGAAGATCAGAAACTTCTCAGCAACTTCCTATGCACGATGCTAGCTATATATCCAGCTGCACGTCTATCATGGAGTTTGATcgcttattatatttttataaaatggaaggaaaatacGCTATAAAACTCACCCATTCGATCCAGTTTTTCATATTCGCTGGTGAATGGAAGCCACCCTATCAAAAGCCAGAAAGAAACTGCCGCTAGCCCACTAGAGTTATTAATCTATATAGTTAGCTTAAAAAATGTCACAaaacctaaattcttttatttatttttaaataaaaatattgtttaaaggaAGAAGTCTGGATCATATCTTGTAACGATATTATTACTGTGGAAAAATCAAAAGATTTAAATGTGATAAATTTTCAATGCTCCCCACTTCAAGAAATCCCAAAAGTCATAAATTCGTACGATAAATTTATTAGAATAATCCTAATGGTTGTTAGATTTGGACGCTTTTTTTACGCGAAAAGATTTCAGTTCAAAATCACATAAACAGATCCAAGTAGACAAACTTTAATAAGCGTGTCAAAGGACTTTACCCTCTAACTGCCAACTGTTATGATGTGGAGTAACTTTACAATGAATGATAGTTTCAAGAAGTattttaacttatctcatctcatttaatttaataattacaatttttttaaatttacatacaAAATACTTTGAAAAATGGTTGTTGCAGTCGAATGAAAGAAGCGCTGTGCAATTTGGCATCCATGTGGAAAAATGAAAcggatcatttcatttgttttctttttctcccttcTTTAAATGGTTTGTTTAATTTGTATCTGTATTCCCCATCTCCCTTTATTTTCccccttccttccttccttcttcttcctttcgtTCTAAGGCATGAAGTCCtacatatttcttttgaaaaagtgaCTAAGTCTGAAATCCACATTAAaagatcatatttttaataataaatcccactttttttaaaatgaatgtatgAAATTTACATACTGACCTAAGATTATATTTggccttactttttttttttaaaaggtacTTATATAATAAGATGGGCACAAGTCAATTCGTAAGTAAAACGTCATGCGTACACACAACATTTCTCTTTAGTATAAACACGTTTCATGTAAATCCTTTTAATGAAAGTGacatccatatgaaaaaaatctgtttttttaTGCTAGATCTCTCTTTTTTAAATGTAGGGACTTAATATAATGACATCATTGAGAGTCAGGTTACGAATTTTTCTAGATCAAAGTCTAAATAATCTTCCTACGAAAAGAAAACtagaaagcaaaagaaatctGTTTGAGAAAATAAAGACATGCATGCTACAATATCAGTGCACATGTTTTAAAGTAACAAAATTAGCCCCAAGTTGATTCAGTCTAAAATAACGTAATAATAATACaaagttaaattaattaaatgagtGAAAAGCATTGAGCTAATTAGTTGGGCTCTTGTTTACTAACTCTAATTTATAACTGAATTTGAAAGATAGAgagaaagaacaaaattaattaaaggaaAATCTCATTTGAAAATCCCGtatattcactacaagaaaaataactttttccaATGATAATAAGTAGCTGGAAAAAGCATAAAATTAGCCCAAAAGAACATTTGTGGCTATAAATGCTCGCCACATCGTAGCTGCAAATATTGTTGAGCGCAAACTTTCTATTTTCGGTGAGATTGTGGAATATTCAGAAATAATTGAGTTTTCCAGCGAAGTGGAAAAAGTTAGAAACCTcgccaaaaaaacaaaaaaaaaaaagtaggataTCCATGGTTTAGTGTCGCCACGATTACTTTTATGGCGATATCTTTAGAGGGAAATAGATATTTGCCACTCTAACAAGCaccgaaaataagtttatgccTCAATTTTGGGTGACGCAAATAACTATTAGTGGCGATTGAGTATTGCCATAAAAGGTCCcttccaaaattaaaaaaaaaaaatgcattaaacaagatacatgaaaaatatattcactacaagaaaaagggcCATTTACAACGCTCAAAATAGTCGCAAAAACTATCATATATCGCTAGAAATATTTATTCCCAACGATTTCTACTGCGCCGAAGAGTAGTCGCAATTGTATACtcacttataaatttttttagcgATATAGAAAATTCGCTGTAAATAAACTACTATTTACAGcgattttaagcgctgcaaTTACCAAAAAATTCGCCATTATTATCCTTCCGTCCACGCCAAACAATtgctgattaaaaaaatttacagcaTCATAAAATTGCcgtaaataagataaaaatcgctagaataaataataattatttacagCGATCCTAAATAACGCTGTGTATAGGTATGATTTCTTACAGCGTTTGGGAAGGACGCTGAAAACTATCTTATTCGCAGCGTGATACAGCGCTGCAAAAAAGCTTGAGGAGAGATTTTGCAGCAGTCTATGTTGCGCTGGGAATAAAATTGCTGAACTTCCCGTAGTAAACCCAGCGGTGTGTGTTACGCTGCAAGTAAAATACTAACTACTGTTGCGATTAAAACCAGCGGTTATGTAGCGCTGGAAATAATTTTCAGCCTCATATTTTGTTACCAGCGTATGGAAGCGCTGCAAATAATCTTGGATGAGTACTGCACCGTACGTTTGCTTCACATG
This is a stretch of genomic DNA from Carya illinoinensis cultivar Pawnee chromosome 15, C.illinoinensisPawnee_v1, whole genome shotgun sequence. It encodes these proteins:
- the LOC122296862 gene encoding disease resistance protein RUN1-like — protein: MVHHTSLHVAKYPVGIESRVRDVYQHLSIGRNDITCMIGIFGAGGISKTTISKEIYNMISSQFEGSCFLKDIRETSKQASGLIQLQNKLLYAILRKNMDVCDIDRGVNVIRHRLRSKRVLLILDDVDELVQLENLAGDRNWFGLGSRIIITTRNRNPKADSVYEVEILDDNEALRLFSRHAFEEEEPIENYAELSKKSSDLKGRSLHEWESALDKYRKTPNGNIQKVLETSYDGLDNNEKDMFLDIAFFFKGELLANVIKIFDSCGFSPDDGINRLIDKCLITVDSNALWMHDVLQDMGREIVRLQSPKELGKPSRLWFHEDVRHVLEESTGTNKVEGIVIDLPDGEDMINLGSDAFVPMKGLRVFINHNAHFFEGPNYLSNELRVLDWSKYPMQSLPPNFNGKKLVVFRMCDSLVMELGQRFKNLRTMDLIDCKFLTRIPDLSSASNLVELKVEYCASLVEVHDSVGFLDNLSLLSFVDCPNLSIFPRSLKLRSLHKLNFNGCTSFRNFPEIEGNMENLRTLHVEGTAFEELPLRNLVGLSVLNLTRCKKLVGLPTCILVLQNILNFGRMGDNRQSVVAIEHTTMEDQIISSSEEQLRP